GGTGAAGAATTTGCAAATGACTGGTAGGTATCTGCGTGATGTGTGGTGACGCACACCTCCTCTGTAAAACCATTTTGGAGAGGGACAGAGAAAATAAAACCACGCAACATTTAGTCTGGGTCACGCATAAAACCTACCGTTGGACCACAAAGTCACATGTGGTAGGCATAGCAAACTTATTATGTAATTCTTTTTAGTCTCCTGACACAAATATAAGGTGCTATTTATCGCTGTAGTTTTACGCATACAGATTCCTAATTGACAATTTAGACACTAGTTTGTGTAtcctccaatttttattttataatccctgaaagaggtcaaaatgacagTTATGCTGTTTTCCATACAATTGTACTTGATTGTATTCGCCTTGATCTAGTGAGTTTTGTGACTTGTGTGCTGAGAAGTTCGGTTGCATTGGAATCCTGGTCTCTCCTATTATCCTCACGTCCGGGCTTTGAACAAAAATCgatctttttgaaagttttacttGAAAAGAAAGAGTGAAATCTCATCACGTTTCTTGTAAAAGTCCTGCCATAGAAGATGGAAATAGGAAGAGCGAAATCCCCGACCCCATCCTAACTCCAAAGAAAACAGTCAGGAAATTTTCTCAAGATCAAGTGGCTGAGAAATAGCAGGAATCAATCTCTCAAACAGCGCGTTCCGATAAGGCAAATGTATCAGAGTAAAGAACTTCAGAGCAATCGGCGGCGGTATGTTATGGTTAACGAAGATACTGATGGGAATTTGCGAATTTATCAAGTTGCCTTCTGGCATGATTCCTCTGTTCAATTGTCCGACCTAGGTTTGCAGCGAAGATTGAGCAAGTGCCTTGAAAGACGAGAAACACGGAACACATGATCTGCAGAAATAATCACCTTACATTGCAATGATCAGAAAGCCCAACGTATTTGAAAGCTTAACTCTAGCCGAATCCAAGTCAAACTCAAGTAGTCCCGCCAAATTCAGATACAAGGCCATGGATGATTTCGCGGGAGTTTCAGACATATAAATGCATCTCCAGAAAGacacataattacaatatgaaATCCAGCTCTTGTTTTTGATGATTAAGATTTTCTTGGATGAATCACATCCAGCTTTACTCGGAACGCAGATTGCATGAAGCTAAATGTTTGATACTCGAAGCCGAATCACATTTAGTCCTGATCTGCATCTTCTAGATCTTCATCCTCTGGGACACCTCGAAGATACAGGACATTGTTACATCTGCAAAGAGGGAGCGAGGGCGTGTAAAAGAAGCGCAGTTTCTGAACACCGAGGTTACTTCACGAGAAAAACTCAGCAAACATCAAAGTTTACAAGGATATAAGTCCCCAGCTTACCCAAgtagaaaaagtgaaaaaacgaGCATATGTTGACCACCATAAAGGGTCCACATACAACACCAAGCAAAAGAATAAGTACAAAAGCATGCAAAGGCCACAGCGAAGGACAAATAAGATCACTCATCAAGAGTTCGGTTTTACTGTCACTGTAATCTCCTGTTCTTGCTCAGGACAGACATAAAACATAATAAAGAACTTGAGcttgaaaaatatgatgacGAGAACTTCTTTTCTCCATCACGTTGTGAAGTTACCTGATCAGAATCTCTCCCAGACTTCCAGTGAATTTTCCTTCTATGTATTCTTCTGTGTTGGCAAGCTGCACAAGTTTTCAGATTAAGGAAATCCTTGAGAACCATCAATATTTACCAAGAAGAGCTACCAAGAAGTAATACTGGATATTCAATCATCATAAAAGAACATATTTACAGATATGTCAGAAGGGACAAACCTGCAAATTCATGTAGGAATCCACTGAAACAAGAAAACCTACAAAACATATATAATCAAAATCATACTAGGTTAGTCAACAAAAGGCACACTTACATCTGTGATTGCAGCTAAAGAAGCCCATCATATATATATCGCAGGAAATACATAGTGATAAAGTTTCCAATCGGAAAAGTTCAGAAGATTGCTGGAATTACCTTTGTATTCCATGCCCCACTTAAGCTTCACAATAACTGGCTTCCCAGTCAAGTTGTTCAAGAACGGTTTAGGATTAACTGGAATAGTCTGCAGTGTATGGAAAACCAGTTATGAAGTGGACGAATGCTCTAACCATCAATTCCAAAAGCTCAGTGACTCATTATCTTGGGAAGCAGGGTATTAGTCGAAGCGCCTCAACATGGCAGAAGTGAATTCAAGAGAACATGGCAACAAACATCTTTTTTCCTCACTTAACAAACAAAGTAAGCAAGTTATGTCCTTTATTATTATCTATTCGAGCACTTACAAATCTTAAAGTACAAATTCTTATccagagagagaagggggcaAACATATACTATATTAGAGATGAACCGTGCGACTAAAGACTGCATGGAAGTGCGCGATTGAGAGGAAACCTATTTAAAACAGCCAAACATATTCATCCGAAAACACCAGATACTCAATTCCAGATACTCCTAACGCATCACTGTCTCTTTGACACAGATACTCAATTCTAACACAAACATCAAACATTGAGAGTGTTACAGTTACAGTTAAAACACCAGGAAAAAAATCGTCATAGAAACAGCCGAAAACTGTAACATCTTCAATTCCAGCACAGTTTAAGACATTCAATATTCCGAAAGAGCACGAAAATTCCCAACGAAAGTGGAAGCTTTCACCATGAAAAGAACCGAGCAATGCCCATTACACCACAGCCTCAAATGCAATATCTCAAACTTCAAATGCACAAAATCGAAACAGATCCACCAAATTGCACACAACACGAGTCCATAGGTGAGAgctaaacaaagtaaaaaaaagggggaaacgCGAAGCGAATCAAAGTACTCACAGCCATTGGAAGAGAAAGAAGCAGCGAGTTTTGGGGGTTCGCAGGGAAGGAAAGGCGCGATCTTTCCCCTTTGCTTTCTTCTCCACCTGCAGCTCTCGCTTCCCAATCGCGAGGTTTGTTAGGGTTTTGCGGCTCTGCTTCCCCTCGGCTTTCTTTTACCACGTCTTCATAAGTTCCGCAGGCTGAAGAGATGAAGTTGGGTTGGGCTTTTACTTTCAAATTTGGCTATTGGGCTCCTAAAAAGCCCAAAGTGGTCCTCTCGGCGGGGCGACGGCGACGTCGAATTCGACATCAGTCGGCACGATCGCCAATGTTGGATCTAAAGCTGAAGGGTTGCCTGATGTTGGCTTAAATTTAGAACGCCCCAGGGCTCTGCACTTTGGCTCGCCGTCGAACCGGAAAGGGTCGAGCTCCGCTTCATGTTCAAGTGGAGCTGAGCCAACGAAGATCCCTTCGTCTCCTTGCCGATGTTGATCCACCCGCTGTGGAGCACGCGAGCCCTGGACCCGGCCCCTACGAGGTCCAGAGGCACCGAGACGTGGCCTTCCCCAGCAGCCTCCCAGAGCTAACGCCGCAGGTCGTCTCCCGCCGGCCATGAGGACGGAGACCTTATAGAAGAAGATGGGATTCTGGCGAGCCTGTCCAGTTTGGACTTGCTAAGGCGGAAGGTGGTGCCACCACTCCCGAATTGTGTAGGGGCACCTTCGTTGGCAGTCTTCGTCTTTTCTTTCTCCGTCGAAAAAGAGAAGGTTTTTAGGGCGTGTATGataataattctatttttctatttctaattcaaaaatggAACTGATTTGAAACCGAAATTGGTTTGTTcatgtaattctatttttctatttctagaacaaatttttactttagaaataaatttgaaagagaaatgagaagttaaaaattgtAGCTTTTCGGaaacataaatgaaaaataaactatCGAagcccttcattttttttttcaagttcttGTCGCACTTACTTTATCGGTTGCCGCCAATCGCCGCCCCTAGCCAACCTTTGCCGGCCCCCCTCACCATCACAACCATCATTGGCTGCGGCCACCCACCGTTGGCCACCGCCACCCACAGCCAATACCACCACCAatcgccgccaaccgccgatcCCGTGCCTTCCACCTCCAACCACCGCCTACCACCGACCCCCGCCATCGCAACCCCCCCGGCGGGGCACCGTCAACCATCGCTAACCATTGTCCATCGCCCGTCACCACCGACCTCCGCCGGTCGCTACAACCCTCCGCCGgccgccaccgaccaccacAAGTCGCCGCCATcgtcggagtaaaaaataaataataatttttttaaagatatttcaaaacattaaaaatggagtagaaatttttcgtagaagattttgtgttagtAATGTTctagaaatataaatttttaaccGTTATCAAACAAACCTTCGTTccaggaacataaattttatgtcgttatcaaacgcgtttttttgctcaaaaactcatccagaaactaaaaatagaaaaatctatttctggccATAAATTGATTTCGGAAATATAATGGTTATCATGCGTGCCCTTATTGTCCGAGAAGAAGAGATGactttttttcaagaaaatttaaataaaggtttgaagtgtatttatctttttaaataagaatttaagttgaattttatttcaaataagagcatgaaataccatttttatttcaaagaaatccTGACTAAGGGTAATTtagtcatttatattttctaagtattttttttctttctttttattcctttttattcCATCAAGAAAGTGaacggccaccggcgagggtcgGGCGATTGGTAAGGTTGCCTAGCCCTCGCCGATGGCCAACCATCGAGCCGGTGGTCGTTCCCTTCCTTGacaggacccaaaaaaaaaaagaggaaaaaggaaaaatattcacAAATTATAAATGAATAAAGTACCATCGATCGGACCATTCTTTTAAACAAAAAGAGCACTTTATGTCATTAGTTGAAACAAAGTctacttcaaatctttatttgaaattttttcagcTTCTTTAGATTGAAAATGGGTTTGTTTTAAACCAATCAAGACCCACGTctagttggttttttttttttagttgaacCTATGATGGCCCACATCTTAAGTCCGaagtaatccatttatgacatatttttattaaaaacaaAGGTTAAAATATAAGTTTGTAACCCATTTTGATAGTTTTACTGTGATGGATCAGGGACTAGGTCTTAGCCTCAAGGGACTCCGGTCCAACAACTAGTGTCCCCAAACCCAGCCATTGGGGTGCTGGTTCTAGGACCTGAGATTTATTGAGCCCAGCCTTGAGAACTCGAACAAGGGCAACAGGAATCCCAGGCACTAGGTGCCAGTGACTTGAGCATGGGATTGCGTCCCTAGGCAAGGTCATCGAGGACCCAAGTACGGGCGCAGGGATCTTGGCCCAACCTCTATGGACCCGAGCCAAGCCGCCAAGGAATCGAGCACTAGTATTTTGTGCATGGGAGCTGGTACATGGGCAAAGGTTGTCAAGGACTCGAGGCACGGGCATCGGGATCTCAAGGTCGACGTTGAAAGACCCGAGCCTGACCTTTGGGATGCCGC
This genomic interval from Rhodamnia argentea isolate NSW1041297 chromosome 4, ASM2092103v1, whole genome shotgun sequence contains the following:
- the LOC115744520 gene encoding probable small nuclear ribonucleoprotein F is translated as MATIPVNPKPFLNNLTGKPVIVKLKWGMEYKGFLVSVDSYMNLQLANTEEYIEGKFTGSLGEILIRCNNVLYLRGVPEDEDLEDADQD